Proteins from a single region of Ziziphus jujuba cultivar Dongzao chromosome 1, ASM3175591v1:
- the LOC107411824 gene encoding staphylococcal-like nuclease CAN2 — MGNVLRSLFGHCCKPTTTDDHSQSLGPHGISAANVGVSALAQDLFQFQITSQVPEGLSKHVISSRKAQAKWYGKLVEAWKEAKPPPRTAEEAARLIIQTLSSHQKPDIEGLLAFYGLPLPETLVELSAGVPASLPEEVKFEMQTLPVDAKAVADGDTVTVYVSAADPRESLCIPPEVNIAAVKRSKAREKKKYAKADELHNRIIDAGYRVLNIQNQEILARKYRIRLRGIDAPEGEMPYGNEAKEELAKLVQGKCLRILVYGEDRYGRTVGDIYCNGIFVQEVMLKKGCAWHYIAYDKRIEFARWQKEARAKRMGLWALRNPEEPWDWRKKQREGRL; from the exons ATGGGAAACGTGCTAAGGTCTCTATTTGGGCATTGCTGCAAACCCACTACCACTGATGACCACTCTCAATCACTTGGCCCCCATGGCATTTCTGCTGCCAACGTTGGCGTTTCGGCTCTTGCCCAGGACCTTTTCCAGTTCCAGATCACTTCTCAG GTCCCAGAAGGACTCAGCAAGCATGTCATCTCGTCCAGGAAGGCTCAGGCTAAATG GTATGGAAAGCTAGTTGAGGCTTGGAAGGAAGCCAAACCACCTCCAAGAACAGCTGAAGAAGCAGCTAGGCTTATAATCCAAACCTTGAGCAGTCATCAAAAGCCAGACATTGAG GGCTTATTGGCTTTCTATGGTCTCCCTCTTCCTGAAACTCTTGTTGAACTTTCTGCTGGCGTCCCCGCTTCATTACCTGAGGAAGTGAAGTTTGAAATGCAAACACTACca GTTGATGCAAAGGCAGTTGCAGATGGTGATACAGTGACAGTTTATGTCAGTGCAGCCGACCCCCGGGAGTCATTGTGCATACCCCCAGAAGTAAACATAGCAGCTGTGAAAAGATCCAAAGCGCGGGAAAAGAAGAAATATGCTAAGGCTGATGAACTCCACAATAGGATAATCGATGCTGGATATCG GGTACTAAATATTCAGAACCAGGAGATTCTTGCTCGGAAGTATAGGATTCGATTGCG GGGAATAGATGCACCAGAAGGTGAAATGCCTTATGGAAATGAAGCCAAGGAGGAACTGGCTAAGCTTGTTCAGGGAAAGTGTTTGAGAATTCTAGTCTATGGCGAAGATCGTTATGGTCGTACTGTGGGTGACATATATTGCAATGGCATTTTTGTACAG GAAGTGATGCTAAAAAAAGGGTGTGCCTGGCACTACATAGCCTATGACAAACGCATAGAATTTGCAAGG TGGCAAAAGGAGGCTCGAGCAAAGAGAATGGGGTTATGGGCTTTACGAAACCCTGAGGAGCCATGGGACTGGAGAAAGAAACAACGTGAAGGTAGATTGTAG